AAACGTAGCATTGGCCGGTTCGCAAGCGGCCTTCAAATTATTAAAAGGATTATCAATATCTTGCCACTTGTAACCGATCTTTGCCTTCAATTTTCGGTGAAGGCGACTGCTTACACCTAACTTTACGGTGTTTTTCTCCGTTTTTGTCTCACCCACACCTACCTCATAATTGTCCCTATCAATCTGGTCCCACTCGTAGCCAAACTTGAGGGAGGTCTTTTTGGTCAGGCGGTAGCTGGAATCAAGACCGATGGTGGTTTCGTCCCGGGACATAGCCGATTTCCTGATGAAATCCGGGTCAACACCGGCAGGCCATGTCGTATGATTAACGTCTACATTCACATCATCGTTATCCAGAGACAAATACCTGAATTTCAGGCCAAGGTTCAAGCCTGGGAAGAGGCTGTTATTGGTAAGCCGGGCGGTTATGGTATCTGAATCCATCTCGCGCGAGTCATTTGTCGGCACGTCGGGATAGTTGTTACCATTTTCCACCTTGGAATGGACATAAGATCCAAAAAAGGTGGTGTTTTGGGGAAGCTTGGCCATGACCTTAACCAGGTGGGAGTCTTTCTGGGAATCGGGTACGAGATTGTAGGCAAGGGTTGCGTCATCATATTGCACACGGGGACTGAAATCGGCGCTCGTGACCGGATGTATCGCGTCATCATAAGCGTTCGTAGGCGTAGCCCCGTTTTCCTGGAAGTCCCTGTGAAAATAGCTGTATGCCAGGCTCATACCCCCAAACTTCATACTGGCTCCCATCTTATAATCTTGGGTTTCTTCATTTACTTCCCTTCCGTTGTTTACGACATGACAACCGCCACAGTGGCTTATGGCTAAGGCCTGCCGTTGCCCTTCTCTAGCCTCCCTGCGATAGTTAAAATGTACTTGCCCACCGGGCAGAAAGGGAAGGTTCAGGGTAGTGTCGCTCTTCAGCTCAGAACGCTGGATCATATAATCCTTGCCGACCTGCCAGTCTTTATGGCTTACCTTGGGCCCTCCCGCATGTGCTGAGAGATTTTCCAATGGATCATGGTCCAGCCGGTGCTCAAAGCGGCTATAGCTAAAATCTTCCATGATGATACGGCGCAAATCCGCCTCCAAATCATACATATAATCATTATCCTCGTAGTATGATCCATGCAAATCAAGATAGACGTCTTTGTCCCTGCCGGTGGCGGAAAAATCCGCATGTGCTCCGGCACCGCCGTTTTCCAGGAATTCATATTCACCGACCTTTCCAGCGGAACTGCTATAATCCGTGTAATGGACACCTGGTGCAATCTTAACATTAAACTCGCCTTTTTCGTCTTTTTCATCGCCTTCTGCCCAAGCAATGAAGGTGAAAGCTCCCAGGAACACAAGGGCAGTGAACACGACGCCTATTTTCTTGCCCGTCATAATGACCTCCTTTTTCTCAATTTTCATCTGGATTCCAGGTAGAAAAAATTATCGGGTCAAGGCCTTTCCTTGGCCGGTCACACCTTGTGAAGGTAGATCGGAACCGTGGATCTCGGAATGGCACTGAGTACACTTGGTGGTATAGGCCATCTTCCAAGCTTGATCTCCAGCCGTAATAGATCTGCCATATATATCTGTAACCGTACCGGTATTGCCGGTTTTCCCTGCATGGAAGTGCAACTGATGACACTGCAGGCACAGGAAGGGCTCATTTTGTACGAGCAGGTTATTGGCTACGGTTCCGTGGGCATCGTGGCAGATGGCACAATTTTCTACTACCGGCTCATGTTCAAAGGCAAAAGGCCCCTGCTTGGAGGCGTGACAGTTGAGGCAGAGATCATTCAGTCTTTCCTCGGTTTTGAGGTTTGCCAAAAAGGCGCCGTGAGGCTGATGACAGTCAGTGCATACCATCTTTCCCTCCCTGATCGGATGGTGGGAAGGATAGAGGGTCTTTGTCCGGATGTCCTGATGACAATCATTACAGAGCTTGGGCTCAGACTGGGCCAAAAGCCTTTTGGCACCCGAGTGGGCCCGGTGGCAGTCGACACATGAAATATCATTGATGGAATGTTCACTTCCCTGCCAATCCATGAGAGTTCCCGAGGTGTGGCACTTCAAACAGATTGCCGAAGCTTCGCCCTTGGATATGTCTTTGAAACTTATGATGCTTGCCGGGTCTTCGTCTTGGGCGTGAATACTTCCCAGACCATGGCACGATTCGCACCCTTTACTCAGACCAACTACTTCAAAGTCGGCGATCCGGCCATGAATGGTTTTCTTAAATCCTTCAACTACCTCTTCATGACAATCAAGGCAGCTCTCATCTCCTACGTAACTGGCTCCTGGAGTGGTGGGAATCACCGCCCCCTTTCCGAGAGTCCCTTCATGAACACAGCTTCCACAGGCTAATATGAATAACCCTGCAAAAACCCCTGCCGCAAGCTTCTCTTTCATCTCGTTGTCCTCCTTTTCTTGCCGTTACGTGTCCATTGTGCGTGCAATTCCTGCCGTGAAGACCGAACCCGCTTTGATGAAAGGGCCTTAAGGTTTTCATCTTGATGGCCACTTTCGCCCTTTGGTCACCTCGATTGTGTCGGCTGCATCAATCATGCCGAAATTGACATATGCAGTATTTTCTCAGAGAAATTGGGTTGGCTCACGGTGGATTAACGCCCATATATTGCCTGGTTGGCACTTTCCTGCCATATGTCATTGATTCCCGTTCGGTTGGCAGGATAATGGTAGACGAAAGCCCCATATACGAAATATACATAGACGTCAAGTTTTTTTTGGGGTTTTCACTCAAAGGGAAGATAGTCCTTGAAGGTATGATTAGGCCTTGATCCAAACCTGTTTGGCAACCGCGTGGGAAGAGGTGACTATATGAAACAGGGGATCACAACAGGAAGATCTTTAGGATGCAAAGTGAATTTTGGATGGAAGTTTTTCCACATAGTCATTTTTTTGACAGCCGATCACCCAAAATATTGACACAAAGAGACCTTCAGCGCTCATCGAACTACTCAAAGAGGTTTTTCAAACAGATCAAAAATAGTGCCCTCAAAGATCTCGTTTAGCGCCTGAACCGACCTGGCATCATCAGGCAGTTGCGCGGTGGGCCGTCCCTGGGTATCGTAGTGGGAGATTAAATCGTCTTCGGGCACGCAGCCTGCCAAATTCAAGCCCGCCGCATCGGCCGCATCCTTGATGGCAGGCGGCAACTCGCCGTTCACCCGGTTTATGATCAGGCACTCTTTCTTGAATTCCAGCTTAAGTTCCCTGGCAAGATCGCGAATCCGCTTGGCTGCCAGTATTCCTCGCTGGCTTGGGTCAGATGCGATGATCAAGATATCAGCGCGACGGGCCATTAAGCGACTGATATGCTCCATGCCCGCCTCATTGTCCATAACCACAACGCGGTAATTGCTGCAGAGCCTGTCTATATACCGGGAAAGGAGGGTGTTGGCGTGACAATAACAACCCGGGCCTTCGGGACGACCCATAACGATCAGGTCATACCCATCGCTTTCCACCAGGGCCTCTTCAAGCTTATATTCCATGTAGATATCCCTGGTCATACCGGTTGGCACATCGTCTTTAAGGCCCTCCCTGGCCTCACCAACGGTAGTCTCTACTTCCACGCCAAGGACCTCATTCAAATTTGCATTCGCATCCGCATCCACGGCCAGGATCGGCTTGATACCCCTTTTCAGGAGAAACTTAATGAGAAGACCTGCAATGGTGGTCTTGCCGGTGCCGCCCTTGCCGGCCATGGCAATGGTCATCGTCACGATGCCTTCCTTTCACTGCTGACCATTTGAAGGCTCGCCTCAAGATACTCGCTCACATTGGGAAAAAGGCTGGCCTCTGTGTGGGGAAGGAACAGGGCTCCCATATACTTGTCCATGAAGAAGGCGTTATCGCTCAGTTCTATATTAGTCATCATCCCGGCAATCCGCTCGGCCTCCGGCAACATAGCTTTGCAAAGGCAAACCAGGCGCGCCCCCAGCAGGGAGCCGTTTCCGATAAAATGGAACTTCTCAACAGGTATATCCGGAAACAGTCCTATCAGTTTTCCCTTTTCAAGGTTGATATATCTGCCAAAAGCGCCCGCAATAATCACCCGGTCAACGTCCTGAAAAGAGAGGTCCAGACTCTCGAGCAGGGTCAGACATCCGGCAAAAAGCGCTCCTTTGGCACGCATCAGATTTTCGATATCGACCTCGGTGATGACGATATCATGCCCCGTGGCAGAGTCTTTGGCCCATGCGAGCACGTATTCGTGTCCAAATCGTCCCGGGCGAATACGCTCAGAGGCAAGGTCGCGAATAAACTTGCCCCGGCGGTCGATCACGTATGCGCTCAGCAGATCAGAAAGGATGCTGATAAGGCCGGACCCGCAAATGCCTCGGGGCCCTTTTCTGCCGATTGTGACAATCATGGGTTCCAGGGTCACGGGATTGATATTGAATCCCTCGATCGCTCCCTGATCTGCCCGCATGCCATGTTTGATGCCACCCCCTTCAAAGGCAGGGCCCATGGAACAGGCTGCGCAGGCCAGCCAATCCCGGTTTCCCAAAACGATCTCGCCGTTTGTCCCGATATCCATATAGAGTGTCAGTTCCTCTTTTTGAAAGACACCGGAACCGAGTATGCCGGAGACAATGTCGCCGCCGACATAACTTGCCACCGAAGGAAAGGTGTAAACCTGCACACAATCAGGCAGAAGGTCAATGCCAATGTCTCGTGCCCACACGACCGGAACAGAACTTGCCACCGGAACATAAGGCGCTTCCCTGATATAGCGCGTCTCTATGCCAAGGAGCAGGTGCATCATCGTGGTGTTGCCGGCGGCAGCAATGCATGAGACGCTCTTTTCTGAGCTGTCGGTTTCTTCTAACAGCTCATCAATTACCTGATTAATGGAAGACACAACAAGAGACTGCAGCTTTTTTCGCCCTTCGGGTTGTTGGGCATACACGATCCGTGTGATGACGTCGTCGCCGTATTTGACCTGCCCGTTGTATTCGGCCCGTTCTGCCATGATCCTTCCGTTCTTAAGATCTATCAGCTCGGCGCAGATTGTCGTGGTTCCGATATCCAACCCAATGGCAAGATTCTCATCAGATGCATCACCGCCCTGGATGCGCACCAGGTTGAACGTTGAGGTTTTGTCTCCTGGGGAAAGGAGATTGTTTGCAGCAGGCGCTGCCATCAAAGTAGCTGTGACATGCCAATCACTGGCCCGCAGGATCTCAGGCATGGTTTTAAGGCACCTAATATCAGCCGACACCTTTTCAATTTGATGTTGCTGTCTCAGTCCCGCGGAAAACCGCGACAGGTCACTTGCGTTATCCTGTAACGTGGGTGGTGCAAGCCGGGTGGGCACCTTAATGGCTATCGGGTCAAGCTGCCACCCTTCAGCCAGGAGCTTTGTGTCGAGGGCAGAGATCTTACGTTCCCCTTTGGCTATGTCAAGTTTCTGGGTAACAAGCCGGCGCAAGCCCCTTGATTCATCAGGAATCCAGACCGTGCAATCTGAAAGAACAGACGTTCTACAGGCCTGGCGCCACCCCTGCTCATATTTTTTCTCGCTAATATTCTCTGTCTTTTCGCTATCAACCTCGCCTTCTTCAATCACCACGCGGCACTTGCCGCAAACACCCTGGCCGCCGCACGAGGCATTGATATGAACGCCTGCCGCAAGGGCAGCGTCCAGGAGGTTGCTCCCCTTGGGAACGGTGACTGAAACATTGTCTGGTTTAAAGGTGATGATGTGTTTCATGGTTTAGGAAAAGTGCCTAAAGTGAACTAAAGTGAGCTAAAGTGCCTAAAGTTGTTTGTATCCGTTCACGGAGTATTGGAGTGTTGGAGTACTGGAGTATTGGAACAAAACCAGGCTCCCAGACGAAGTCCGATTTGGGGAAACATCATGGCTATTCGACCGGAAAACAGACAGATCATGATAATTTTTCTGTTTCATGGAGCTTCCCAGGCCCATTACTCCATCACTCCATCACTCCAGTACTCCAATGCTACTGCATCCGGTATCAGGCATCCGGTATCACGTCATTGACCAATGACAAGTGATCAATGACTAATGACTAACTGAACAGGCCGCTCGGGTCATCCGCCCAAGCGGCCTGTCTGGTCAGATCAGATTTTGAACCCTTGAGCCCGCCAGAAATACGGCGGACCTGCGGCCTTGACCTTTCAGCTTTCCGGCTTCCACCTTTCAGCTTTGAGCCTTCAGCTCGCCAATAGGACGGCGGGCCTTCGGTTTTGAGCTTTCACTTTCTTCCTGCCCGGCCATCTGTTTGTAAGCCTGATATCTTTCTCTCATCTCCTTTTCCGCCTGCTGGAAAAGCACTTTTGCGTTTTCCGGAAATGTTCTTGTCAGGCTGGAATAGCGCACCTCGCCCATGAGAAATTCCTGAAAATCACGTTTTGGCTCTTTGGAATCAAGGATAAAGGGATTCTCCCCGGCCTCTTTGCGTCTGGGATCATATCGATAAAGGGTCCAGTAGCCAGCCTCCACGGCCCGCTTTTCCTCGTGTTGACTCCGGCCCATGTTGATGCCGTGGTTGATACAGGGCGCGTAGGCAATGAGCAGAGAGGGCCC
This portion of the Deltaproteobacteria bacterium genome encodes:
- a CDS encoding AAA family ATPase, with protein sequence MTMTIAMAGKGGTGKTTIAGLLIKFLLKRGIKPILAVDADANANLNEVLGVEVETTVGEAREGLKDDVPTGMTRDIYMEYKLEEALVESDGYDLIVMGRPEGPGCYCHANTLLSRYIDRLCSNYRVVVMDNEAGMEHISRLMARRADILIIASDPSQRGILAAKRIRDLARELKLEFKKECLIINRVNGELPPAIKDAADAAGLNLAGCVPEDDLISHYDTQGRPTAQLPDDARSVQALNEIFEGTIFDLFEKPL
- a CDS encoding DUF4445 domain-containing protein, which codes for MKHIITFKPDNVSVTVPKGSNLLDAALAAGVHINASCGGQGVCGKCRVVIEEGEVDSEKTENISEKKYEQGWRQACRTSVLSDCTVWIPDESRGLRRLVTQKLDIAKGERKISALDTKLLAEGWQLDPIAIKVPTRLAPPTLQDNASDLSRFSAGLRQQHQIEKVSADIRCLKTMPEILRASDWHVTATLMAAPAANNLLSPGDKTSTFNLVRIQGGDASDENLAIGLDIGTTTICAELIDLKNGRIMAERAEYNGQVKYGDDVITRIVYAQQPEGRKKLQSLVVSSINQVIDELLEETDSSEKSVSCIAAAGNTTMMHLLLGIETRYIREAPYVPVASSVPVVWARDIGIDLLPDCVQVYTFPSVASYVGGDIVSGILGSGVFQKEELTLYMDIGTNGEIVLGNRDWLACAACSMGPAFEGGGIKHGMRADQGAIEGFNINPVTLEPMIVTIGRKGPRGICGSGLISILSDLLSAYVIDRRGKFIRDLASERIRPGRFGHEYVLAWAKDSATGHDIVITEVDIENLMRAKGALFAGCLTLLESLDLSFQDVDRVIIAGAFGRYINLEKGKLIGLFPDIPVEKFHFIGNGSLLGARLVCLCKAMLPEAERIAGMMTNIELSDNAFFMDKYMGALFLPHTEASLFPNVSEYLEASLQMVSSERKAS
- a CDS encoding MtrB/PioB family outer membrane beta-barrel protein, with the translated sequence MKIEKKEVIMTGKKIGVVFTALVFLGAFTFIAWAEGDEKDEKGEFNVKIAPGVHYTDYSSSAGKVGEYEFLENGGAGAHADFSATGRDKDVYLDLHGSYYEDNDYMYDLEADLRRIIMEDFSYSRFEHRLDHDPLENLSAHAGGPKVSHKDWQVGKDYMIQRSELKSDTTLNLPFLPGGQVHFNYRREAREGQRQALAISHCGGCHVVNNGREVNEETQDYKMGASMKFGGMSLAYSYFHRDFQENGATPTNAYDDAIHPVTSADFSPRVQYDDATLAYNLVPDSQKDSHLVKVMAKLPQNTTFFGSYVHSKVENGNNYPDVPTNDSREMDSDTITARLTNNSLFPGLNLGLKFRYLSLDNDDVNVDVNHTTWPAGVDPDFIRKSAMSRDETTIGLDSSYRLTKKTSLKFGYEWDQIDRDNYEVGVGETKTEKNTVKLGVSSRLHRKLKAKIGYKWQDIDNPFNNLKAACEPANATFPVYYSDRQDTRTATLSNQPTDVNEITADLIWSVKPNLSLTANYRWLDKENDDVSDWQQESHMPSINLWYAPTAKLSFNLSYVYDWTKTETLACVPVFDG
- a CDS encoding DmsE family decaheme c-type cytochrome encodes the protein MKEKLAAGVFAGLFILACGSCVHEGTLGKGAVIPTTPGASYVGDESCLDCHEEVVEGFKKTIHGRIADFEVVGLSKGCESCHGLGSIHAQDEDPASIISFKDISKGEASAICLKCHTSGTLMDWQGSEHSINDISCVDCHRAHSGAKRLLAQSEPKLCNDCHQDIRTKTLYPSHHPIREGKMVCTDCHQPHGAFLANLKTEERLNDLCLNCHASKQGPFAFEHEPVVENCAICHDAHGTVANNLLVQNEPFLCLQCHQLHFHAGKTGNTGTVTDIYGRSITAGDQAWKMAYTTKCTQCHSEIHGSDLPSQGVTGQGKALTR